The Candidatus Manganitrophaceae bacterium genome segment TGCTGTTGTCCGGTTGCCATAAAACACCTCCCTCTTGAATGTGGGTTGCATTGATCAATACGAACTTTTGCAGGTTACCATTAAGTAGAAAGGAGATTCCGTGAGTGCCATGACCGTGAATACGCTTACGGCCAACTGAACCGCTTTTGCCAGGATGAGCCGGGGTGAGGCAAGGTGAGCAAGATGAGCAAGATGAGATGGATGATGAAATGGATGAGATGAAGGGGGTCGGCGTAAAGGGCTTGCCCCTACTCGGTTCCGCTTCGGAGCAAGAGCCCCTTTTCTTTGACGATCCGGAAGTTCCGATAAAAGAAGGCGAGGGCAAGAGAGAGATAGATCAGGTTGAGGAGGGCCGCCGTTCCCAACTCCCGTATTGGGAAGGCGCCGGTTTCGACGACCGACCGCATCCCCTCGAAGACATGGGAGGAAGGCATCATCCAGGCGATCGGCCGGACCCAGGCCGGCATCACCGACACCGGATAGAAAACGGCGGAGACCGGCTGGACCAGAAAGGCGAGTCCCCACGCCATCACCTCCGCCTCCTGGCCGTAGAGGAGGATCGACGCCATCGTGATGATCCCGATCGCCCACCCCATCACCGCCAGGTTGAGAACAAAGGGTATCAACGAAAGACCGAGGACAAAAACGTTGAAGGAATAGAACAGCCAGGCCAAAAAGGCGCTGGCGAGCCCGGCGGTGAGGAGCTTTGCGACGCTGATCGTCATCAGCGCCGCCAGGAACTCGCTCGGCCGCAACGGGGTGACGAAAAGATTCAGCAGGTTTTTCGACCAGACCTCTTCCAGGAAGGAGACCGAGATCCCCTGTTGAGCCCGATAGAGGATATCCCAGAGAATCAACGCCCCCAAGAAGAAAGTGACGAACTTCGGAAGGTTCGTCTGGAAGCGCTGCAGATAGAGGGTCACGAATCCCCATAACAAGAGATCGACCAGCGGCCAAAAGAAGACCTCGGTCATTCGCGGCAGGCTCCGTTGGTAGAGATAGAGATGCCGTTGGACCAGCGCCATGACCCGGTAGAGTTTCATGGCCGCATCTCCCCGTCTTCCATTAGATGATTTCCGCGCGCGACTTTGAGGAAGACATCTTCCAAATTCCGCTCCGCAAAAATCCGAAGAATTTCGGCGGGGGTTCCGCTGGCTAGGATGCGCCCTTGGTGTAAAAAAACAATCCGATCGGAGATCTCCTCCATCTCTTTCATGTTGTGAGAGGTGTAGAGGAGGGTCAATCGGCTTTGGTCTCGGATCGACCGGAGCAGCCTTCGGGTCTTGTCGGCGATGTCGGGGTCGAGGCTGGCGGTCGGCTCGTCGAGGAAGAGGACCTTCGGTCGGTTCAGAAGTGATTTGACCAAGGAGAGCCGGGTCATCTGACCGGAGGAGAGATGGCGGGTGATCGTATTCTTCAGCCGCTGGATCTCAAAGAGGTCGAGCAGCTCATCGATCCGGGTCTCCGGATGTCGAAGGCCGTAAAGCTTCGCGAAGACGGTCAAATTTTCTCGAAGGGTCAGCGAAGTCGGCATCGACACATAGGTCGATGAGAAATTCACCTGCGAGAGGATCGCTTCGCGGTGGCGCTTCAGGTCGAGCCCGAGGATGCGGATCTCGCCGGAGGTCGGTGTGATCAGCCCCAGCAGCATTTGGATCAGGGTGGTTTTGCCGGCGCCGTTGGGCCCGAGCAGGCCGAGAATCTCCCCCTCTTCGATGGAAAAAGAGAGATCATTGACGGCGACGAACCCGTTAAATGATTTCGTGAGGTGATCGACCTGTACGACCGGACGTCCCATGAAATGAAAGCGGAGAATCCTTTTTGGTTGTCTTTGATGTGATCTTTCTTTACTATAACACACTCACTGAGAGCGACGCGATGCAACGCTATTACAACGCTTACAGCCATTATCTGAAAGGCCGCTTTCCCTGGAGAGTCTACAAGCTGCCGCTCGATGCCGGCTTCAACTGTCCGAACCGGGACGGCCGGGTCGCTGTCGGCGGCTGCACTTTCTGCAGCAACGCGAGCTTCAGTCCTAACAGCGGCGGCCCGTTGAGATCGGTCCGCGATCAGGTCGACGAGGGGATCGCCGTTTACCGAAAGCGGCGGTTCGGCGGGGAGAAGTTCATCGCCTACTTCCAGGCGTTCACCAACACCGACGCCCCGGTCGATCGGTTGGCAGCCCTCTATGAAGAAGCGCTCTCCCATCCCGAGATCGTCGGGCTGGCGATCGCGACCCGTCCCGATTGTCTGCCCGAGCCGGTGCTCGATCTCTTGAGCACCCTTCAAAAAAGGACGGCGCTCTTTTTAGAGGTGGGATTGCAATCGAGCCATGATGAAACCCTGCGTCGTGTGAACCGCGGCCATACCTTTGCCGATTTCGTCGATGCGGTCGATCGGATTAAGCGAAGGGGCTTTTACCTCTCGACCCATCTCATTCTCGGACTCCCCGGCGAAGACCGGACGCGGATGCTGGAGACGGTCGAACGGGTCGCGCAGCTGCCGGTCGACGCCGTCAAGGTGACCCATCTCTATATCCCTCGACAGGCGCCGCTGGCCCAGGCCTATCGACGGGGCGAGCTCTCCCTCCTCACCCTGCCGGAGTATCTTCAGCTGGTATGCGATCTGCTGGAGCGGCTGCCTGCGCGGATGATTATTGAACGGTTGATGGGAGAGCTCGATGGCGAGGACATCCTCGCGCCCCGCTGGGGAAGACACAAGGGAGAGATCCTGGAGATGATCGCATCGGAGTTCGCGCGGCGGGGAACCTGCCAAGGGATCCTTTTTCGGGAGAAGCCTCAGGGAGACATCGGATGCGATCGGGCACAGGTGCAGCGGTGCATCCCCCCCATGACCGCCCCCATCACATCATAAAGATATTCCCGCTCCGCCGCATCGACCGTCGTCAGGTAAGATCGTTCCCAGCCTTTCAGATAAACGCTTTGTAAAAAGAGAAAAACCGGAGTTGACGGATCGATCCCTTCTTGCGCCATCTCCTTCTGAATCCAGGAGATCACCCCCGCGTGGGTCTTCATCGCGTCGGACTGAAGCGCATTGTCCGCATCGGTCAAGATCTTCGCAAACCTGTCAAAGTCTTCCGGGTGGGCATCCAGGTGACGCGTCGCCAGCGCTTCCAAGCCGAGGAGATTCATCCTCCGGTCCGGGATCGGCAGCCGATCATATTCCGGGCCCGAACGGCAGTCCGAGAGGAGCAGCAGAAGGATGAGAAGAAGCAGAGGTCTAAATGGAAGTCGATGCATTTCGATCCAAGGCGAGGGGTCGAACAGCGAGAATACCTCAGCCACGGCGCCAGCGCAACGCTCTCGCTACCGTGCCATCTTGCATGCCTCGATTTTAATATGTTAAGTTTTTGTTGCTGAACTTGCGTTCTGTGACATTCATCCTTTGTAGAGGAGGTTCAAGATGAAGCGACTCCAACTCGTGTTCCTATCGGTGTCCACATTGATTTTTACCACCACCTCGGCGCTCTTTGCGGCGCCGATCGGCGTGCCGGGAGCTACCGTCGGTGCCAATAAATCGGATATCAGTGCGGAAGCAAATTTTCTCTTCGACCGCGACATCACCGGGAACGCCGGAGGTGGGACGGCCGAAGGGACGCAAGCCTTCGCAAAAGGGACGGTCGGCTTGACCGATCGGGTCGACCTGGTCGTCCGGCTTGGATTCGGTGATTTTAAGGTGAAAGACCAATCGCCGAGCACATTGAACATCGATAGTGGTGTCGGCCCTGCCTTCGGGTTGGGATTAAAGGCGACCTGGGCGCAGATGCCCGATGCCAACCTGAAGATTGGAACCGTTCTTCAGACAACTCATCTTCGATCGAAAGATGGCGACTCCCGCTTCGGCTGGACCGAGTATGATGCGGCGATCGGCGCTTTTCTCGATTCCGGCTCCCGCTCCCTCCGCGCCGGGGATGCGGCCTTGATTCCCTATGGCGGCGTCGTTTGGTCCGGTCTTGATATCAATGGCGCGGCCCTGGAAGACAAAACGTTCGGCATTTTTGTCGGGGTGTTGGCCCGGTTTGCAGGGAATTTACATGTCGGCATCGAATTGCGCGTTCCGGATCAGACCGCACTCGGTGTGGAGGCCGGTTTTAGCTTCTAGGACGGCGCCTTTTTGATGGCAGCTGAGAGAGGATTTCAATCGAGGTGCCGACCGGGGGCCGTCCGAACGCCTCCCAGGCGTTTCCACCCCGGAGAAAGAGCTCCATCCATCGAACCAGATGGCCCTCTGCATTCCGCCAGCCGCTGCTGCCGGGGGCGAGGGCCATCTCTCCCACCGGGATCTCGAAGCTTGCATTCGCTACGGTCGCTTTTTGCGTGGCCCGGCCGATCCGAACCTCAAGCAGGGTGCCGGGGGCAAACGACACCTCCTCTGGCTCAAGGGTTGTCTTTATATTTCCATATCCATCGATATAGGCGATCTGCGCTTTCGGTACCGCCGGGATCTGAGTGCGGGGAACCTTTCCCAGGAGCGAAGACTCGCCCGCCGCAACCTGCGCGACGGCTGAAGGGAAGAGATCGCGTGAGCGGAATTGGGAGCCCTCTGCCGAAACAGAGACCCATCGGATCTCCTCGGAGGCATCGCGGATAAAGGAGAAGGTGTAACCGGCTAAGACGCCGATGACCCGGACGCCGGTGATGAGGCGGGCGAAGGCCAGACGCTCCCCGGCATTGCCGCTGCGGGCCCGTTTGTCATCCGAGCGGGGCGCGATGTTGTGATAGATCAGGGTGCCGGCGGGCGCCTCGTTTAATCCGAGCTGTGCAATGCAGAATCCGGCCGCCAGCGTCGCAAAGGGCGCGATTGGGGTGAGTACAACGTCTGCATCGGGAAGCGCTCGCTTGATCCGCTGCACCACCTCTGCGAAGGCGAGATCGCCCTGGCCATAATCGGCAAGGATATGAACGAGCATCGGACGGTCTCCTGCGACTCTCTCGTTTCTAAAGAGGGATCGATGCGATCGCGTTCGGATCCGGAAGGCTCTGATATGAAGGGGGGCAAAGCCCCCCCTGCTTAGGCGGGTGAGTTCGCTTCCCCAAAAACCTTCTTTAAAAGCGGTTCCATCTCCCCTTTCTTAGCCATCTCGTCGAGAATATCGGTGTCGCCGTAGAATTCTCCGCCGATGAACACTTTTGGGAGGGTCGGCCAGTTGGTCAACTTGGAGAGCGCTTCCCGTTTCTCCATGTTCCGCAAGACATCGACGACTTCAAAGGGATAACCGTATTTGTTGAAGAACTGGATCGTCTCCATGGTGAAGCCGCACATCGGCATCGACTTCGTCCCCTTCCCATAGATTAAGATCTTGTTTGTGTCGACCTCTTTTTTGATCTCTTCCTCAATTGGATTGCTCATTGTTCTCTCCTGGTTTCAAAATAAAGTAGGGACATTTAATGGCTCGAAGGGGTCTCTGCCGCTGCGGCCTCTTCGGGGGTGTACGATTTAATTTCCAACGCGTGGATCCGTCCGTCTTTCATCGGCTCATTCAGCGCTTGATAGACAAATCGTTGCCGGTCGAGAAGGTTCTTCCCGCGGAAGGCGTCCGACACGATCTGGACGCGAAAGTGATCCATCATGCCGGTCCGATCGGTCACGGTGACCTGCGCGTCGGGCATCGCTTTCTGAATGTAGTCGACCAATATCTCTTTGCTGATCATCGCTTGATCTGTCGTCCTCCAGATTTCAAAGATAATGTTTACGAGAGGATTATTATACCTCATTTCACATGGATCTTAAAGAAGAAAGAGGCGGCCGGCCCCTTCCAAAAAGGTCATCCCGATCTTTACTTGACATGCGGGAAAGCTTGGCATATAAACGGCTCGGCGGCGGCTGCCGCCGGGAGCTGATTTCGTAGCCAAAGGAGGGAAACGTTGGAGTATCTGCCGTTGCCTGAGGTCGATGAGGAGATTGCCCGGATCATCGTCTTTTTTGAATGGGACTATCTTGATCCCAAGCGGATCCGCACGGTTCGAAGCAGGGGGAGTCGAAGCCGCCGGATTCTGGCCCGCTGTCATGCCCTTCCGAAGGCGCTGCAGATTGGATTGGCATTGCAGGCACATTATGTCATCGAATTGGTCTCCGAGAATTACGATCGGCTCTCGGAGGAGGAGCAGACCAAGACCTTAATCCACGAGCTGCTCCATATCCCGGCGACCTTCGGGGGGGGCTTTCGCCACCATGACTTCGTTCATGGCCGCCGGGTGAACAAGCTTTATGAGCGCTATGCCAAACGACCGACGCCGACCTCCTCCCCCTCTTGGCCGACCGAAGCGGCGCAATCCGGTCTGACGTTCTGATCTGATCTTTAGTCGGGCGAATTCAGAGGAGCGCCTCGATCTTTCTACAGATGACCTCCGGGTCACGAATGCCGCGAAGCGACTCCCGCCGGTTTCCCTCTTTCAATAGGAGGACGACCGTTCCGATTCCAAAAAGGCGATCCATCGGACCTTGCTCTACGGCGACCGACCGGATGGTGCCGAGCGGACGGGACTTTTCTCCCTTCCCGAGAAACCCGGCGGTCCGTCGGACGGCGCCGCGGGTGAGGGTATAGCGGGTGGTCGCCCGGAGAAAGTGGGCCAGTCCGATAAAAAAGAGAGCGCCGAAAGAGTAAATGACTCCGGTTTCAAAATTGCGCGCATAAACGGCAATCAAGGCCCGGACCGCCGAGACCAAGGTGAAGAAAAGGAGAAAAAGATATTCGCTCCAGGCCGGGCGTCCTTGCCAGACCGGCGGCGGCTCCTCCACCCTGCGAGTCTCGGATTCGATCTTAAAGGTCAGGGGATTCATCATCCATCGGTGCCACAATGATAATAAGGAATAGCAAGAGAGCCAGGATAATAAGGATAAGAAGATAAGATAAAGGCCGTCGAAATTTCTCGGACGGCCTTTATCTTAGTTCTATTCTGAGATGAAATTCAAGACCGAGGCGATGCCGCGTCGGAGAGAGACAACCGGTTACGCTCCCCCCTCCGCCGTCCGCTGCTGGAATCGATCGATATCCAAATCAATTTCGCCCCCTTCGACCGCCGCTTTAAAAGTGTTCAGATCCTCTTCAATCTTTTGAGACGGCTCCTCGCCGAAAAAGCCGGCGATGGCCGCACCGATCTCTCCGCCGGGGAGAATGTATTCCATTGAAACCCGCAGCTCCGTCTGTCCCTCGGCCGCTTTGACAAAATAGACCGAACCTTCATTCGGCACATCGGCGTTGTCTAAGGCGCGCCAGGAGATCATCTCATTTTTCTTGTCCGCCGTAATTTCTGCATCCCATTCTATCGGAACGCCTCCCGGTCCCTTCGCAACCCAATGCGAGCGCTTCCCGCGCGTCGGCGTCACCGACTCGAGATAGCTCATCACCTGAGGGAGGTTTTCAAAATTTCTCCAAAAGGAGTAGAGCGCCTCCGGTGACTTATTGATGATAATACTTTGTTCCACCTGGATCGGTTCGGTTTCGCCTGTCGAGGTAAAACGTTCCTCAAGTTGGCTTCGGACCCCCTGGGCCCAATCCCTGGCCCGATCGGTGAGACCCTCAATTTCCTCGCGGAGGCGCTTGGCCCCCTCGGCGATATTGAGATTGACGTTCAGAGGACCTTGGTTGATCCCACGATAGATTAAGCTTCCGCCGGCGGCGACCAGCAGGGCGTCGGCCAGCGTCACCTTTCGAAGATAAAAAAGGAGGAGGGCCCCTCCCCCGACCACGGCCGCCAGCCGCTGAATATCATTTGCGCCCATGCCCGCTGTGGTGAGCTCTTCTGGTGAAACATCTTCCGTTTTCTGCTTGGTTGTATTTGATTTTTTCGATGCCATGGCTGATCTCCATTCATTGCGTTTTAGGTATCATTTTCGAGCGGATTTGGCCAGCACTTCCATCAATAAAGCGAATCAGGAAAGTGATGATGATATTTAGAATATCGTTTTACCTCTTGGAAAGTCCATGCAACTTAAGGAGTAGTCCAATCGGGCGAGCCCTCCCCGCATTCCGGCTATTGTTTGAAAGGCGTTGCTTTTCGTACGATAGTAATAGAGCTTTCATTAATCACTCACCGAAACAGGAGAAAAGCATGAAAGAAAAACAATCCAAGAAATCAGACTCGATCGTGCAAAATACGCAAAATACGATGGAGTGGGTCGGAGAGGTCTTTCGTGGATTTAAGGAGGATGTCCGTTCCGCATTCGTCTCCGAGGGGAAGATGAAGGCAACGGAGCTGTTGAAACAAGACCATGACAAAGTAAAGGGATTAATCGAGCAATTAAAATCGGCTCGAAAGAATAAAAGGGCATTGATTCGTCAAATTGAAGAAGAGATCAAGATCCACAGTCGATGTGAAGAGATGATCTTCTACCCCGAGATGAAGAAGGTGAACAGTGAGTTGATTGCAGAGTCGCTGGAAGAACACCATCAGGTCGATATGATTCTTGCCGAATTAAAAAAGATGACAGGGAAAGAAGGAGAGGCGTTTGATGCCAAGGTCATCGTATTCGAAGAGACCTTACAGCATCACATCGACGAAGAAGAGGGAGAGATGTTTCCGGAAGCGGAGAAGAAATTAAAAGACCAATTGGAATCGTTGGGTGAAGAGATAGTGTACTTTAAAGGCGAGTTAAAAGCGAAGCGCAAGAAAGCGGCATAAACGAAAGAAAAATAAATACCGGAAGTTCGCCTCAAGCCTTGGCTGAATTAAAGAAAATAAAGAGCCGCTGAGATTATTCTCAGCGGCTCTTTATTCAGCAGCCCTATTTCTTGATCCACCATGTTGCACCGACATACGTTTCTCGCAGCCCGGTGGTATGAACATCCTGCCCGTTTTCGGAAGTGGTCGGAAAGTTGGAAGGCCGATCGACATTCCATTCATTGTGAAGACCGATCAATAAAGTGACTCGCTCAAAGTGGTACTGTCCCTCCAGGCGCACCCCGAACTGCTCATTGCTCTCTCCCAGCCCCGGCGTGCCTCCGATCACATAGGTATGAAAGTTCAGCCAAAACCGCATCGGAAGCGGGGCCAAAATGCCGATACCTGACTGGTACCCTACCTGGCACACACAATCTCTTCGGATCAGAAGGGGTGTATTGGTGTAACGAGACCAATAGTAATTGAAGTAAAGCCGAACCTGAGCATCGGCCAGAGATGAGCTGTCCTCGGCCGTGGCCAAATCAGAACCGCTTAAGATGAGAAAGCCAAGGATTGCAATAAGGATTTTTTTAAGCAACATCGGTTTTCCTTCTGTAGATTATTCCCGCCGAACTCCAGCCGATTACTTCTTAAGCGCTTCCAATGGAACGCCTCGTTCTGAGTGAATCAAAACCACCAAGTGACCCCTGCATAGGTCTCGCGAAGGCCGCCGGTGCTGATATAGTTCCCATCTTTGGACCGAATTGGGAAGTCGGAGGACTGATAGATATTCCATTCGGCATGATGGCCGACCAGGAGGGTGACCCTTCTAAACCGGATTTGGCCTTCGACTCGCAAACCATATTGCTCCGGTATATGAGATAAATTCGGCTTCGCACCCAAGACATAGAGATGAAGGTTGAGCCACGTCCGCCAGAACATCCGATCTTGAAGTAGGACTCCGGTTTGGTATCCGAGCTCGCAATCGCAGTTTCTCCTAATGCCTAAAGGGGTATTGGTGTAGCTGGGGAGATAATAATTAAAGTAGAGTCCCACCCGCGTGTCCGACGCGGGCGCGCGTTCCTCGGCCGACGCGGAATGGGGCGTAAGAGATTGAGACATGAACCAGAAAAAGACGCCGGAAAAAAAGGTGATGGACCGGAAAATCTTCATAAATCTCATTAAAACAACCTTTGTATTGCGATCCGCCATCCGGGTCTCAAGCTTTCTTGTCATGGTAAGAATGGATACTCTATAGGTATAACGGCAGTCGGATCAATCCCCCCAAACGAGGGAATCATACAGGGTTGTCCGATATTTGAAAAAGATAATGAAAATCGGGCAGAAAGAGTGTTTTTTTCCGTAAATGGCGGGCCTCAAGAGAGGTCTTTCCACATTTGACAGATTTGTATCTCGCTGCTACCTTTTAGCGGTATTTATTTTTGCATGCAAGCCCGGCCGGGCAGCGGTCCGTTTCTGAATTCCGATCTGGCATTATTGCTCCTTGTCTTCGGGTCTATCGCATCTCAAGGAAAGGGTTCGATCAACCGATTGAAGCGCTGGAGTTTCTCTGCCCTTATCCGCCTCATTGTCGGATGGACCTTCTTGAGCCCCGGTTTCGTCCTCTCCGCCGAGCTCTCGCAGCGTGGAGATCAGATTACCGTTCAGGGGGAGCCGACTGCCGAAACGGGTCTACTCTCAGTGGCGTATGGGAAGCGGGTTCTCCGGGAGACCGGCGATATTCTCAGCTCCCCCGCGCGCTGGGAGAGAAGAGCGTGGCTCGTCTTCTCTCTGGAATCGGCCGCGGTGGGAGCGGCATTCACGCTCGATAGATCGATTCGAAATGCAGCGCAGCGGAGCCGAACTCAAACAACGGATGACATCGCCAAAATAGTGGAACCCTTTGGAGCGGAATATTCGCTTGTCATTTTAGGCGGCTTCTATTTGACGGGTCTGGTTCTGGACGATCCAAAAGCCCAAGCGGTCGCCCAAGATGGAGTGGCAGCGAGCCTCATTGCCTCCGGCTTGATCACATCGACCCTAAAGGAGGTGGTTGGAAGGAGTCGTCCCTCCCAGGGGGAACGAGTCTACCACTTCCAACCCTTCAGCGGGAGCCACTCTTTTCCTTCGGGCCATACCACGGAGGCCTTTGTCATGGCTTCTGTCCTCTCGGCCCATTACGATTCGCCCTCGGTGAAAACGATTTCCTATGGGCTCGCCACCCTGGTCGGTTTTGCTCGGATTGAACACAACGCCCATTTTGCCTCGGATGTGATGGCCGGCGCGTTGATCGGTGCTTCTGTAGGAAATGCAACCGTACATTTCAATGAAAAACAGGAATCCCAGATCTCTTTCAGGCCCTGGATCGATCAAAATGAGCGCGGGATGATCTTCACCGTTCGTTTCTGATCCGCGGTGATGTTCCTACTGTGTTTCGGAAACGATCTTTTTTCATTCAAGGAGGCAGATATTTCTCATTATTTTGCTTTTGCGACTTTCCTTATTTTAATTGCCTCCCCGTCTTTTTCTTTTCCTTTCATTCCGGAGATCGATCATCGCCTTGAAATTACGTCGGGGATGGTTTCTCTGGAGAAGCAGGAGCATCGTCTCCGCGAGAACCATTTCGGCGAGGAATGGCACGACGGACTCAATGTGGAGACATCCCTCTGGAGCCGTCTTTCGTTTGGAGATCATCTCTCCTTGGTGGCGGAGCCGGTCTTCGTGACCCCCCGCAAAGGAAGCGACCTCTATATACGCCAGGGATATCTCCGACTTGTGCTCTCCAATATCGCCCTAAAGGTGGGACGGGATTCGCTTTGGTGGGGGCCGGGCCGTCATGGCGCCCTTCTCCTCTCCAACAATGCGTTTCCATTCGATCTCGTCCAGGTTGGAACCGCTTCTCCCTTTTCACTCCCGGGCTTCCTCTCCCAGTTGGGCCGCTTCGAGTTCGACGGCTTTTTGACCCGCCTGGAAGCGCATCGCGACTTTCCTCATGCCCGCTTGGCCGGGCTTCGCCTGGTTTATCATCCGCGAGAGGAAATTGCCATCGGATTCTCCCGCATCACGATGTTCGGCGGTGACGGTCGGCCGGGCCTCACGCTGGTCGACTTCGGCAGATTGTATCTGAACAAGCCGAACGAATCGGGTAAGTTCGAAGTGAATGAGCTCGCCGGCATCGATCTGCGCCTCCGCCCGCCGATCGACCGCTTCTTGCCCGGTCATTTTATAGAGCTCTATGGGGAGTATGGGGGAGAGGATGAATCTAATTTTATTCCGACCAAAAGAGGAATTCTGGCCGGACTGGAGTGGCGGTATCAAGCGCGCCGCCTCATTCTGGAATATGCGAGCAACCATGACCCCGGTTTCCCTGATGTCTGGTATCACCATTCGACCTATACCTCCGGCTATACCTTTCATGGACAGATCATCGGACATCACATGGGGAGCGATGCCGACGATTTCTATTTTAGATTGGCCTCGCCCCTGATTGAACGGTGGAGTGGAGGGGTCGACTTCGAGCGAGAGCGGCATCACCTCTCGAATCCCGTCCCTGAAACGATGTTCCGA includes the following:
- a CDS encoding ABC transporter permease, which encodes MKLYRVMALVQRHLYLYQRSLPRMTEVFFWPLVDLLLWGFVTLYLQRFQTNLPKFVTFFLGALILWDILYRAQQGISVSFLEEVWSKNLLNLFVTPLRPSEFLAALMTISVAKLLTAGLASAFLAWLFYSFNVFVLGLSLIPFVLNLAVMGWAIGIITMASILLYGQEAEVMAWGLAFLVQPVSAVFYPVSVMPAWVRPIAWMMPSSHVFEGMRSVVETGAFPIRELGTAALLNLIYLSLALAFFYRNFRIVKEKGLLLRSGTE
- a CDS encoding ABC transporter ATP-binding protein, which gives rise to MGRPVVQVDHLTKSFNGFVAVNDLSFSIEEGEILGLLGPNGAGKTTLIQMLLGLITPTSGEIRILGLDLKRHREAILSQVNFSSTYVSMPTSLTLRENLTVFAKLYGLRHPETRIDELLDLFEIQRLKNTITRHLSSGQMTRLSLVKSLLNRPKVLFLDEPTASLDPDIADKTRRLLRSIRDQSRLTLLYTSHNMKEMEEISDRIVFLHQGRILASGTPAEILRIFAERNLEDVFLKVARGNHLMEDGEMRP
- a CDS encoding TIGR01212 family radical SAM protein (This family includes YhcC from E. coli K-12, an uncharacterized radical SAM protein.); this encodes MVVFDVIFLYYNTLTESDAMQRYYNAYSHYLKGRFPWRVYKLPLDAGFNCPNRDGRVAVGGCTFCSNASFSPNSGGPLRSVRDQVDEGIAVYRKRRFGGEKFIAYFQAFTNTDAPVDRLAALYEEALSHPEIVGLAIATRPDCLPEPVLDLLSTLQKRTALFLEVGLQSSHDETLRRVNRGHTFADFVDAVDRIKRRGFYLSTHLILGLPGEDRTRMLETVERVAQLPVDAVKVTHLYIPRQAPLAQAYRRGELSLLTLPEYLQLVCDLLERLPARMIIERLMGELDGEDILAPRWGRHKGEILEMIASEFARRGTCQGILFREKPQGDIGCDRAQVQRCIPPMTAPITS
- a CDS encoding SAM-dependent chlorinase/fluorinase, which produces MLVHILADYGQGDLAFAEVVQRIKRALPDADVVLTPIAPFATLAAGFCIAQLGLNEAPAGTLIYHNIAPRSDDKRARSGNAGERLAFARLITGVRVIGVLAGYTFSFIRDASEEIRWVSVSAEGSQFRSRDLFPSAVAQVAAGESSLLGKVPRTQIPAVPKAQIAYIDGYGNIKTTLEPEEVSFAPGTLLEVRIGRATQKATVANASFEIPVGEMALAPGSSGWRNAEGHLVRWMELFLRGGNAWEAFGRPPVGTSIEILSQLPSKRRRPRS
- a CDS encoding glutaredoxin, which codes for MSNPIEEEIKKEVDTNKILIYGKGTKSMPMCGFTMETIQFFNKYGYPFEVVDVLRNMEKREALSKLTNWPTLPKVFIGGEFYGDTDILDEMAKKGEMEPLLKKVFGEANSPA
- a CDS encoding BolA family transcriptional regulator produces the protein MISKEILVDYIQKAMPDAQVTVTDRTGMMDHFRVQIVSDAFRGKNLLDRQRFVYQALNEPMKDGRIHALEIKSYTPEEAAAAETPSSH
- a CDS encoding metallopeptidase, yielding MEYLPLPEVDEEIARIIVFFEWDYLDPKRIRTVRSRGSRSRRILARCHALPKALQIGLALQAHYVIELVSENYDRLSEEEQTKTLIHELLHIPATFGGGFRHHDFVHGRRVNKLYERYAKRPTPTSSPSWPTEAAQSGLTF
- a CDS encoding PH domain-containing protein, translated to MMNPLTFKIESETRRVEEPPPVWQGRPAWSEYLFLLFFTLVSAVRALIAVYARNFETGVIYSFGALFFIGLAHFLRATTRYTLTRGAVRRTAGFLGKGEKSRPLGTIRSVAVEQGPMDRLFGIGTVVLLLKEGNRRESLRGIRDPEVICRKIEALL
- a CDS encoding SRPBCC family protein — protein: MASKKSNTTKQKTEDVSPEELTTAGMGANDIQRLAAVVGGGALLLFYLRKVTLADALLVAAGGSLIYRGINQGPLNVNLNIAEGAKRLREEIEGLTDRARDWAQGVRSQLEERFTSTGETEPIQVEQSIIINKSPEALYSFWRNFENLPQVMSYLESVTPTRGKRSHWVAKGPGGVPIEWDAEITADKKNEMISWRALDNADVPNEGSVYFVKAAEGQTELRVSMEYILPGGEIGAAIAGFFGEEPSQKIEEDLNTFKAAVEGGEIDLDIDRFQQRTAEGGA
- a CDS encoding hemerythrin domain-containing protein; this encodes MKEKQSKKSDSIVQNTQNTMEWVGEVFRGFKEDVRSAFVSEGKMKATELLKQDHDKVKGLIEQLKSARKNKRALIRQIEEEIKIHSRCEEMIFYPEMKKVNSELIAESLEEHHQVDMILAELKKMTGKEGEAFDAKVIVFEETLQHHIDEEEGEMFPEAEKKLKDQLESLGEEIVYFKGELKAKRKKAA
- a CDS encoding phosphatase PAP2 family protein → MSPGFVLSAELSQRGDQITVQGEPTAETGLLSVAYGKRVLRETGDILSSPARWERRAWLVFSLESAAVGAAFTLDRSIRNAAQRSRTQTTDDIAKIVEPFGAEYSLVILGGFYLTGLVLDDPKAQAVAQDGVAASLIASGLITSTLKEVVGRSRPSQGERVYHFQPFSGSHSFPSGHTTEAFVMASVLSAHYDSPSVKTISYGLATLVGFARIEHNAHFASDVMAGALIGASVGNATVHFNEKQESQISFRPWIDQNERGMIFTVRF